A region of Streptomyces paludis DNA encodes the following proteins:
- a CDS encoding cupin domain-containing protein — translation MTTDEMAHPVTDPPVSVVGPDDGETILLGTTRMRVLEDGSTTGHRLGLAESVLAPHTPGPPQHRHAQHDEGFYIVSGTVRFTVGTEEYDAVPGTLVMVPPGAPHTFANVTGQPAVMLSVFTPDLYVQYFRELRDTLTGGQALAPRAHAELMGRYATAPAVEFIRKPDDGRTAA, via the coding sequence ATGACGACTGATGAAATGGCCCATCCGGTCACCGATCCCCCCGTGTCGGTGGTCGGTCCGGACGACGGCGAGACGATCCTCCTGGGCACCACCCGTATGCGCGTCCTCGAAGACGGCAGCACCACCGGACACCGCCTCGGGCTCGCCGAATCCGTCCTGGCACCGCACACGCCCGGACCGCCGCAGCACCGCCACGCCCAGCACGACGAGGGCTTCTACATCGTCTCCGGCACGGTGCGGTTCACGGTAGGGACGGAGGAGTACGACGCGGTCCCGGGCACCCTCGTGATGGTCCCGCCCGGAGCGCCGCACACCTTCGCCAACGTGACCGGTCAACCCGCAGTCATGCTCAGCGTGTTCACCCCGGATCTGTACGTCCAGTACTTCCGGGAGCTGCGGGACACACTCACCGGCGGCCAGGCCCTGGCTCCCCGGGCACACGCCGAGCTGATGGGCCGCTACGCCACCGCGCCCGCCGTCGAGTTCATCCGGAAACCGGACGACGGACGGACAGCCGCGTGA
- a CDS encoding heme/hemin ABC transporter substrate-binding protein, with the protein MVCSVRGTRLSGALLSVLLLALTATGCGGGGGSAGGSAGAGGSGTGKTGATASAEAAADRVEPLATTPEPQLPVTVTSADGRKVTITSTDRIVPLTGSLSEIVFTLGLGEQVVARDITATFEQAAKLPIVTRAHDVSAEGVLSLRPTVVIADTTTGPAEAIGQIRDAGIPLVVVEPAKSLPDVGRRIDTVAAVLGVKAAGTELKQRTEDRIAAVQKDIPEPKGGAGSESGKKPRVAFLYLRGSAAVYLLGGADSGASSLLEAAGAVDAGKDSGLSKDFTPITSEALAKAAPDAILVMTKGLASVGGIDGMVKIPGVAETPAGMDRRVVSYADGVLLNYGPRTDEVLKSIVEQLYGTASGNGK; encoded by the coding sequence ATGGTGTGCTCCGTGCGCGGAACACGTCTGTCGGGTGCACTCCTCTCCGTGCTCCTTCTCGCCCTGACCGCGACCGGCTGCGGCGGGGGCGGAGGCAGTGCCGGCGGCAGTGCCGGAGCGGGCGGGAGCGGTACGGGCAAGACGGGCGCCACGGCGTCCGCCGAGGCCGCCGCCGACCGCGTCGAACCCCTCGCCACCACACCGGAACCCCAGCTTCCGGTGACCGTCACCTCCGCCGACGGCCGCAAGGTCACCATCACCTCCACCGACCGGATCGTGCCGCTCACCGGCTCGCTCAGCGAGATCGTCTTCACCCTCGGCCTCGGCGAGCAGGTCGTGGCGCGCGACATCACCGCCACCTTCGAGCAGGCCGCCAAGCTGCCCATCGTCACCCGGGCGCACGATGTCTCCGCCGAGGGCGTGCTGTCGCTGCGGCCGACCGTCGTCATCGCCGACACCACCACCGGACCGGCCGAGGCCATCGGCCAGATCCGCGACGCGGGCATCCCGCTGGTCGTCGTCGAACCGGCGAAGAGCCTCCCCGACGTCGGCCGGCGCATCGACACCGTCGCCGCCGTGCTCGGCGTCAAGGCGGCCGGCACGGAGCTGAAGCAGCGTACGGAGGACCGGATCGCCGCCGTACAGAAGGACATCCCCGAGCCGAAGGGCGGCGCGGGCAGCGAGTCCGGCAAGAAGCCGCGCGTGGCGTTCCTCTATCTGCGCGGCTCGGCGGCGGTCTATCTGCTCGGCGGCGCGGATTCGGGCGCGAGTTCGCTGCTGGAGGCGGCGGGCGCGGTCGACGCGGGCAAGGACTCGGGCCTGTCGAAGGACTTCACGCCCATCACCAGCGAGGCGCTCGCCAAGGCCGCGCCGGACGCGATCCTGGTGATGACGAAGGGACTCGCCTCGGTGGGCGGGATCGACGGGATGGTGAAGATCCCCGGTGTCGCGGAGACGCCCGCCGGGATGGACCGCCGGGTCGTCTCGTACGCGGACGGGGTACTGCTGAACTACGGGCCGCGCACGGACGAGGTGCTCAAGTCGATCGTGGAGCAGCTGTACGGGACCGCGAGCGGGAACGGGAAGTGA
- a CDS encoding HtaA domain-containing protein — MQSFRPVRAIGPVRALVAALLLALPVALLPAAGAQAADRTVRGGRLDWGIKSSFQSYITGPIAQGSWTLTGGAATVGGSQFRFHSATGTYDPATGAFRSGFSGGVHFTGHKKSDGTNELDLTISNPAVRISGGSGILYADMVSKARGTGEVTTSSQVPFASLNLSGINMRGGGSPIALNNVPATLTSQGATAFAGYYTAGTELDPVSLSVDVQAEQRTATPTPTPTPTPSVTASESKKADDKADKTDKAAKSFQDAAVDWGVRRTYREYVTGAIAQGEWKLSGGALDGGALFRFPKGKGTYDAKAGTLDATFAGAVQFTGTGLDLTLSEVAVKVKGETGRLYAKVADAEAASKSEAASKSESASKSESASESKSESASGAVPLITFEAKDFTPKDGLAALTEAPAKLTAQGAKAFGSLYPAGTEMDPVSLAVTTDTKAQLPALPDLGSDTATASPEPAATETSATPVPKGESTETAAASSSSVGTGTYAAIGAGVLAAAGAAFFLIRRRRSAATPPAAS; from the coding sequence ATGCAGTCCTTCAGACCGGTGCGGGCGATCGGACCCGTGCGCGCACTCGTTGCCGCGCTTCTCCTCGCGCTGCCGGTGGCTCTGCTGCCTGCGGCGGGCGCGCAGGCGGCAGACCGTACGGTACGGGGCGGCAGGCTCGACTGGGGAATCAAATCCTCATTCCAGAGCTATATCACCGGGCCTATCGCACAGGGCAGTTGGACGCTGACCGGCGGCGCGGCCACGGTCGGCGGCAGCCAGTTCCGATTCCATTCGGCGACGGGTACGTACGACCCGGCGACCGGCGCGTTCCGGTCCGGCTTCTCCGGCGGGGTCCATTTCACCGGCCACAAGAAGTCCGACGGGACGAATGAACTCGACCTGACGATCAGCAACCCCGCCGTCCGGATCTCCGGCGGCAGCGGCATCCTCTACGCGGACATGGTCAGCAAGGCGCGCGGGACCGGCGAGGTCACCACGTCCTCCCAGGTCCCGTTCGCCTCGCTCAACCTCTCCGGGATCAACATGCGGGGCGGCGGCAGTCCGATCGCCCTCAACAACGTCCCGGCGACGCTCACTTCGCAGGGCGCGACCGCCTTCGCCGGGTACTACACGGCGGGTACGGAGCTGGACCCGGTGAGCCTGTCGGTCGACGTACAGGCGGAGCAGCGGACGGCGACGCCGACGCCCACGCCCACTCCCACCCCTTCGGTCACCGCCTCGGAGTCCAAGAAGGCCGACGACAAGGCTGATAAGACGGACAAGGCCGCGAAGTCCTTCCAGGACGCGGCCGTCGACTGGGGTGTCCGCCGTACGTACCGTGAGTACGTCACCGGCGCGATCGCCCAGGGCGAGTGGAAGCTGTCCGGCGGAGCCCTGGACGGGGGTGCGCTCTTCCGCTTCCCGAAGGGGAAGGGTACGTACGACGCGAAGGCGGGTACGCTGGACGCCACCTTCGCCGGGGCGGTCCAATTCACCGGCACCGGACTGGATCTGACGCTGAGTGAGGTGGCGGTAAAGGTGAAGGGCGAGACGGGCCGGCTGTACGCGAAGGTGGCCGACGCGGAGGCCGCGTCGAAGTCGGAGGCCGCGTCGAAGTCGGAGTCCGCGTCGAAGTCGGAGTCCGCGTCGGAGTCGAAGTCGGAGTCCGCGTCCGGCGCCGTACCGCTGATCACCTTCGAGGCGAAGGACTTCACTCCGAAGGACGGCCTGGCCGCCCTCACCGAGGCCCCCGCCAAGCTCACCGCGCAGGGCGCCAAGGCGTTCGGCTCGCTCTACCCGGCCGGTACGGAAATGGACCCCGTCTCGCTCGCCGTCACCACCGACACGAAGGCCCAGTTGCCCGCCCTGCCCGACCTGGGCAGCGACACGGCGACGGCTTCCCCCGAGCCGGCCGCCACCGAGACGTCCGCGACCCCCGTCCCCAAGGGGGAGTCCACCGAAACGGCCGCCGCGTCCTCGTCGTCCGTGGGCACCGGGACGTACGCGGCGATCGGCGCGGGCGTGCTGGCCGCGGCGGGCGCGGCGTTCTTCCTGATCCGCAGGCGGCGGAGCGCGGCGACGCCGCCGGCCGCCTCCTGA
- a CDS encoding LysR family transcriptional regulator, whose amino-acid sequence MEVRTLRYFVAVAEELHFGRAAARLHISQPPLSRAIKRLESDIGAVLLHRSPAGVTLTPAGAVLLDEARTLLDRADRIGERVAAVAGAATLTVGILGDGTDPGATRLAAAFRRRHPDVEVRVRETDLTDPTCGLRAGLVDIALTRGPFDETGLTVHRLRADPVGAVLRADDPLAHRDTLRLPDLVDRQWFRFPADTDPAWQTYWHGGEPREGPVVRAVQECLQAVLWNGTVGMTPLGHEHPDELAVVPLTDMAPSRVVVAWNESDANPLIPSFARIATAAYRA is encoded by the coding sequence ATGGAGGTACGGACGCTGCGCTACTTCGTGGCCGTCGCCGAGGAGCTGCACTTCGGCCGCGCCGCCGCCCGGCTGCACATCAGCCAGCCGCCGCTGAGCCGGGCGATCAAGCGGCTGGAGAGCGACATCGGCGCCGTACTGCTGCACCGTTCGCCCGCGGGTGTCACCCTCACCCCGGCCGGGGCGGTGCTGCTGGACGAGGCGCGTACGCTGCTCGACCGCGCCGACCGGATAGGCGAGCGCGTGGCGGCGGTGGCCGGCGCCGCGACCCTCACCGTCGGCATCCTGGGCGACGGCACCGACCCGGGCGCGACGCGTCTGGCCGCCGCCTTCCGCCGACGGCACCCGGACGTCGAGGTCCGCGTCCGCGAGACCGATCTGACCGATCCGACCTGCGGGCTGCGCGCCGGACTGGTCGATATCGCCCTGACCCGCGGCCCGTTCGACGAGACCGGCCTGACCGTGCACCGGCTCCGCGCCGACCCGGTGGGCGCGGTGCTGCGCGCCGACGATCCCCTGGCACACCGCGACACACTGCGCCTGCCCGACCTGGTGGACCGGCAGTGGTTCCGGTTCCCGGCGGACACCGACCCCGCCTGGCAGACGTACTGGCACGGCGGCGAACCCCGGGAGGGCCCGGTGGTGCGCGCCGTCCAGGAGTGCCTTCAGGCCGTGCTCTGGAACGGTACGGTCGGCATGACGCCCCTCGGCCACGAGCACCCCGACGAACTGGCGGTGGTACCGCTGACCGACATGGCGCCGAGCAGGGTCGTGGTGGCGTGGAACGAGTCCGACGCGAACCCCCTGATCCCGTCGTTCGCCCGGATCGCGACGGCGGCCTACCGCGCCTGA
- a CDS encoding LamG-like jellyroll fold domain-containing protein: protein MSAAEPNRPDRRAVLQAAVAIPAAGAAASMLGAEPAHAQAATGSSAGPGSSPGSVIPASAGDRFDVSSPRFGLAVLPDTQYLFDADSADPEPLRATFRYLAAERASGNIAFLAHLGDVTEHGTEQEIKLAAHTFGVIHGKVPYSVLAGNHDIDGRTDDQRGDSAYLKSFGPRRFAGMPTFGGASPDGYNSFHVIKAGGRQWLILALDWRLSADGLRWAQGVLDTHSTLPAVLTTHDLAWADDQGVARLSDNGTRLWNGIVRGNDQIFLALGGHYWPPGRTVLTNDAGHDVHVHITNYQDRYYGGAGMIRHYGFDLARGVIDVETFAPWFLARDPARRTPLEAETIELTGPVDRFTLDIDFERRFSGFAPVVPPRPRPAEAVMPRDTVAYWRFDASGAVAAGRAGSPVETGAVIRDLSGRGNDLTASRLANSGPGALTWSDDHHRGQPAHASLRFDGGKNPARGALLTTSPQAPLNSEKFTAGYTLETFIRLPQPFEGDHAWMGILSWEGRSGDAGKTTGWSPDEPTCSLNLSPERFLQFVVYPHRQDADPTSWSHTVPVGRWMHIAVVNDGRRTVMYVDGSRIARNPTQPSTGIATLGKPFVIGGTQFNETFGQGFYGWIGDTRIVKRALKPEEFMTSAADRGRAS, encoded by the coding sequence ATGAGCGCAGCAGAGCCCAACCGGCCTGACAGACGTGCCGTGTTGCAGGCCGCCGTCGCGATTCCGGCCGCCGGTGCGGCGGCCTCCATGCTGGGTGCCGAGCCGGCTCACGCACAGGCGGCCACCGGCTCCTCGGCGGGCCCCGGCTCCTCTCCGGGCTCCGTCATCCCGGCGTCCGCGGGCGACCGGTTCGACGTGTCGAGCCCCCGCTTCGGCCTTGCCGTACTGCCGGACACGCAGTATCTCTTCGATGCCGACAGCGCGGACCCGGAGCCGCTCCGGGCGACGTTCCGTTACCTGGCCGCCGAGCGCGCGAGCGGGAACATCGCGTTCCTGGCGCATCTGGGCGATGTCACCGAACACGGCACCGAGCAGGAGATCAAGCTCGCCGCCCACACCTTCGGCGTCATCCACGGCAAGGTGCCCTACTCCGTACTCGCCGGAAATCACGACATCGACGGGCGCACCGACGACCAGCGGGGTGACAGCGCCTATCTGAAGAGCTTCGGGCCCCGGCGCTTCGCGGGCATGCCGACCTTCGGCGGAGCCTCACCCGACGGGTACAACAGCTTCCATGTGATCAAGGCGGGCGGGCGGCAGTGGCTGATCCTCGCCCTGGACTGGCGGCTCTCGGCGGACGGCCTGCGCTGGGCCCAGGGGGTGCTGGACACACACTCCACCCTGCCGGCCGTACTCACCACCCATGATCTGGCCTGGGCGGACGACCAGGGCGTCGCGCGGCTCTCGGACAACGGCACCCGTCTGTGGAACGGCATCGTGCGCGGCAACGACCAGATCTTCCTGGCTCTCGGGGGTCACTACTGGCCACCGGGCCGTACGGTCCTGACCAACGACGCCGGCCACGACGTGCACGTCCACATCACCAACTACCAGGACCGTTACTACGGCGGTGCCGGCATGATCCGCCACTACGGCTTCGATCTGGCGCGGGGTGTCATCGACGTGGAGACGTTCGCGCCGTGGTTCCTCGCCCGGGACCCGGCCAGAAGGACGCCGCTGGAGGCCGAAACCATCGAACTGACCGGCCCGGTCGACCGGTTCACCCTGGACATCGACTTCGAGCGGCGCTTCTCCGGCTTCGCGCCGGTCGTACCGCCGAGGCCGCGCCCGGCCGAGGCCGTCATGCCGCGCGACACGGTCGCGTACTGGCGCTTCGACGCGTCGGGCGCCGTAGCGGCGGGCCGGGCGGGCAGCCCTGTCGAGACGGGGGCGGTGATCCGTGACCTGTCGGGCCGCGGCAACGACCTCACCGCCTCCCGCCTGGCCAACAGCGGTCCCGGGGCGCTCACTTGGTCGGACGACCACCACCGGGGCCAGCCCGCGCACGCCAGCCTCCGCTTCGACGGCGGCAAGAACCCGGCCCGGGGCGCCCTCTTGACGACATCGCCCCAGGCTCCCCTCAACTCCGAGAAATTCACGGCCGGTTACACCCTGGAGACCTTCATCAGGCTGCCGCAGCCATTCGAGGGTGACCACGCCTGGATGGGCATCCTGAGCTGGGAGGGCCGTAGCGGGGACGCGGGCAAGACCACCGGCTGGTCCCCCGACGAGCCGACGTGCAGCCTCAATCTGTCCCCCGAGCGCTTCCTCCAGTTCGTGGTCTACCCGCACCGCCAGGACGCCGACCCGACCTCCTGGAGCCATACCGTCCCCGTGGGGCGCTGGATGCACATCGCCGTGGTCAACGACGGCCGGCGCACCGTGATGTACGTGGACGGCTCCAGGATCGCCCGTAACCCGACCCAGCCGTCGACGGGCATCGCCACCCTGGGCAAGCCCTTCGTCATCGGCGGGACCCAGTTCAACGAGACCTTCGGCCAGGGCTTCTACGGCTGGATAGGCGACACGCGCATCGTCAAACGCGCCCTGAAGCCAGAGGAGTTCATGACCTCCGCCGCCGACCGGGGCCGCGCTTCCTGA
- a CDS encoding HtaA domain-containing protein, giving the protein MAAVTTRRPRNSRALAAAIATAATLGVTAFTLPALAAGRSAAPVALPAAPGFALAAAPAAAPALALTDSTLEWGLKESFRKYVTGIAAGTITPTGGATQADGNGVLTFPNGTGTYDPTTHALKTAHDGTVRFSSAAHGFDIKITDLKVVTSGTAGTIQADVTLNGATQDDIDLASIDLTGLRPETGAGSLTYKDIPATLTADGAKAFNGMYKEGAELDKATLSVKYSTEQPPSSPPPSSEEPPTSPPPTTEEPPTSPPPTSPDPTPTNSTSPTPTGSESTGSGSPSPSASTPSAVDGKIVDGNLDWGLKESFRSYVVGPIANGKVELSDGATQLSSAYRFPKGTGKFDADAQTLDAAFGGKVRFVGHEEKGEYLLDLNLSGLEVKVASGKAVLYADISTKDMTSHKVTKTDAVPFATLDLPAGKLAAKDGVLTFDAVPASLTADGSKAFSGMYTEGTALDPLTLAVSLSDDATLPPTDGTTGGSTSGGTTGGTTGGTTGGTTGGSTTGGSTTGGSTTGGGGSLASTGSDVPVGSLLAGAGAIAAAGAAVVFAAKRRRDALDETA; this is encoded by the coding sequence ATGGCAGCAGTAACAACGCGCCGCCCCAGAAACTCCAGAGCGCTGGCCGCCGCCATCGCGACCGCGGCCACGCTCGGTGTCACCGCCTTCACGCTCCCGGCCCTCGCGGCCGGCCGCAGCGCGGCGCCCGTCGCCCTGCCCGCCGCCCCCGGCTTCGCGCTGGCGGCGGCCCCCGCGGCGGCCCCGGCCCTCGCCCTGACGGACTCCACCCTGGAGTGGGGCCTGAAGGAGTCCTTCCGCAAGTACGTCACCGGGATAGCGGCCGGCACCATCACGCCCACCGGCGGCGCCACGCAGGCCGACGGCAACGGGGTCCTCACCTTCCCGAACGGCACCGGCACGTACGACCCGACCACGCACGCGCTGAAGACGGCGCACGACGGTACGGTCCGCTTCAGCTCCGCCGCGCACGGCTTCGACATCAAGATCACCGATCTCAAGGTCGTCACCAGCGGTACGGCGGGCACCATCCAGGCCGATGTCACCCTCAACGGCGCCACCCAGGACGACATCGACCTCGCCTCGATCGACCTGACCGGCCTGCGCCCCGAGACCGGCGCCGGCTCGCTGACGTACAAGGACATCCCGGCGACGCTGACCGCCGACGGCGCCAAGGCGTTCAACGGGATGTACAAGGAGGGCGCGGAGCTGGACAAGGCGACGCTGTCGGTCAAGTACTCGACCGAGCAGCCGCCCAGCTCGCCGCCGCCCAGCTCGGAGGAGCCCCCGACCTCCCCGCCGCCGACGACCGAGGAGCCCCCGACCTCGCCGCCGCCCACCTCGCCGGACCCGACTCCCACCAACTCCACCAGCCCGACGCCCACCGGGTCGGAGTCGACCGGTTCCGGCTCGCCCTCCCCCTCGGCGTCGACCCCGTCGGCCGTGGACGGCAAGATCGTGGACGGCAACCTCGACTGGGGCCTCAAGGAGTCCTTCCGCTCGTACGTCGTGGGCCCGATCGCCAACGGCAAGGTCGAACTCAGCGACGGCGCGACCCAGTTGAGCAGCGCGTACCGCTTCCCGAAGGGCACGGGCAAGTTCGACGCCGACGCGCAGACGCTGGACGCGGCCTTCGGCGGCAAGGTGCGTTTCGTCGGCCACGAGGAGAAGGGCGAGTACCTCCTCGACCTCAACCTCAGCGGTCTTGAGGTCAAGGTGGCGTCCGGCAAGGCCGTCCTCTACGCGGACATCAGCACGAAGGACATGACGAGCCACAAGGTCACCAAGACCGACGCCGTCCCCTTCGCCACGCTGGACCTCCCGGCGGGCAAGCTGGCGGCCAAGGACGGCGTCCTGACCTTCGACGCGGTCCCGGCGAGCCTCACCGCCGACGGCTCCAAGGCGTTCAGCGGCATGTACACCGAGGGCACCGCCCTCGACCCGCTGACCCTCGCCGTCTCCCTGAGCGACGACGCCACCCTGCCCCCGACGGACGGCACCACCGGCGGCAGCACGTCGGGCGGCACCACGGGCGGTACGACCGGTGGCACCACCGGCGGGACGACCGGCGGTTCCACCACCGGCGGCTCGACGACCGGCGGCTCCACCACGGGCGGCGGCGGCTCGCTGGCCTCCACCGGCTCGGACGTCCCGGTCGGCTCGCTCCTCGCGGGCGCCGGCGCCATCGCGGCGGCGGGCGCGGCGGTCGTCTTCGCGGCCAAGCGCCGCCGTGACGCGCTGGACGAGACGGCGTAA
- a CDS encoding heme ABC transporter ATP-binding protein, producing MSFRDLFAARSRVLPSPVAPGSAVAEVSGLHLRLGGREVLAGIELTARAGEVLALVGPNGAGKSTLLAALAADLRPDRGEVRIDGRPVGAWSPPELALRRSVLPQAATLSFPFPVLDVVRMGRAPWAGTEREDEDGAAVAEAMAATEVTEFAPRPFVALSGGERARVALARVLAQRAPLLLLDEPTAALDLRHQELVLRICRDRAAAGDAVVVVLHDLGLAAAYADRTAVLHDGRIAAEGPPAEIFGDELLSRVYRQPVEVFPHPRTGTPLVIPKRGA from the coding sequence ATGAGTTTCAGAGATCTCTTCGCGGCGCGCTCGCGCGTCCTCCCCTCCCCCGTCGCCCCCGGCTCCGCCGTCGCCGAGGTCTCCGGGCTCCATCTGCGGCTCGGCGGGCGGGAGGTGCTCGCCGGGATCGAGCTGACCGCCCGCGCCGGGGAGGTGCTCGCGCTCGTCGGGCCGAACGGGGCCGGGAAGTCGACGCTCCTCGCCGCCCTCGCCGCCGATCTGCGGCCGGACCGGGGGGAGGTACGGATCGACGGGCGGCCCGTGGGCGCGTGGAGCCCGCCCGAACTCGCCCTGCGCCGCTCGGTGCTCCCGCAGGCGGCGACGCTGTCCTTCCCGTTCCCGGTGCTGGACGTCGTACGGATGGGACGCGCGCCCTGGGCCGGGACGGAGCGCGAGGACGAGGACGGCGCGGCCGTCGCGGAGGCGATGGCGGCCACCGAGGTCACCGAGTTCGCGCCGCGCCCCTTCGTCGCGCTCTCCGGCGGTGAGCGCGCCCGGGTGGCGCTGGCCCGGGTGCTCGCCCAGCGGGCCCCGCTGCTGCTGCTCGACGAGCCGACCGCCGCGCTGGACCTGCGCCACCAGGAGCTGGTGCTGCGGATCTGCCGGGACCGCGCGGCGGCGGGCGACGCCGTGGTGGTCGTGCTGCACGACCTCGGGCTGGCGGCGGCGTACGCCGACCGGACCGCCGTGCTGCACGACGGCCGGATCGCGGCGGAGGGGCCGCCCGCCGAGATCTTCGGCGACGAGCTGCTGAGCCGGGTCTACCGGCAGCCCGTCGAGGTGTTCCCGCACCCCCGGACGGGCACCCCGCTGGTGATCCCGAAACGGGGTGCTTGA
- a CDS encoding FecCD family ABC transporter permease — translation MTTTPTTATTAKAGDGDRTAGRSGADADPGPGGASPANSRRLPGRTTLLTIGLIVALAVLCLLSAGIGAYHIPLGDILSSAQHRMGLGGAALDRVGESVLWNVRLPRVVLALLVGASLGCAGALMQGVFGNPLAEPGVIGISAGAAAGAVGAIGLGLTLFGNWTVTVFAFVAGLVTVLLVYALSRSGGRTEVVTLILTGIAVNAFAGALIGLFIFFADNAQITQITFWQLGSLAQATWPKVLAVLPCALVGLAIAPFYARKLDLLALGERPARHLGVDVERLRITLVLVVALLTAAAVAVAGIISFVGLLVPHLLRMANGPGHRFLVPGSALGGAVVLLAGDLAARTVAAPAELPLGVLTALFGSPFFFWLLRRTRRKQGGWA, via the coding sequence GTGACGACCACACCCACGACCGCGACCACGGCGAAGGCCGGGGACGGCGACCGCACCGCCGGCAGATCCGGCGCCGACGCCGACCCCGGCCCCGGTGGCGCGTCCCCCGCCAACTCCCGCCGTCTGCCCGGCCGTACGACCCTGCTGACCATCGGCCTGATCGTCGCGCTCGCCGTCCTCTGCCTGCTCTCCGCCGGCATCGGCGCGTACCACATCCCCCTCGGTGACATCCTCTCCTCCGCCCAGCACCGCATGGGCCTCGGCGGCGCCGCGCTCGACCGCGTCGGCGAGAGCGTGCTGTGGAACGTACGGCTGCCGCGTGTCGTCCTCGCGCTCCTCGTCGGCGCCTCCCTCGGCTGCGCGGGCGCGCTCATGCAGGGGGTGTTCGGCAATCCGCTGGCCGAGCCGGGTGTGATCGGCATCTCGGCGGGCGCGGCGGCGGGCGCCGTGGGCGCGATCGGGCTGGGGCTGACGCTCTTCGGCAACTGGACGGTGACGGTCTTCGCGTTCGTCGCCGGGCTGGTGACGGTGCTGCTGGTGTACGCGCTGTCGCGCTCGGGCGGCCGTACGGAGGTGGTGACGCTGATCCTCACCGGCATCGCGGTCAACGCGTTCGCGGGGGCGCTGATCGGGCTGTTCATCTTCTTCGCGGACAACGCGCAGATCACCCAGATCACGTTCTGGCAGCTCGGCTCGCTCGCCCAGGCGACCTGGCCGAAGGTGCTGGCGGTGCTGCCGTGCGCGCTGGTGGGGCTGGCGATCGCGCCGTTCTACGCGCGGAAGCTGGACCTGCTGGCGCTCGGTGAACGGCCCGCCCGGCATCTGGGCGTGGATGTGGAGCGGCTGCGGATCACACTGGTCCTGGTGGTCGCGCTGCTGACGGCGGCGGCGGTCGCGGTGGCGGGGATCATCTCGTTCGTGGGGCTGCTCGTACCGCATCTGCTGCGGATGGCGAACGGCCCGGGCCACCGCTTCCTGGTCCCGGGCAGCGCGCTCGGCGGGGCGGTGGTGCTCCTCGCGGGCGACTTGGCGGCGCGTACGGTCGCGGCCCCGGCGGAACTGCCGCTGGGGGTGCTGACGGCGCTGTTCGGGAGTCCGTTCTTCTTCTGGCTGCTGCGTCGAACGCGGCGTAAGCAAGGTGGTTGGGCATGA
- a CDS encoding DoxX family protein — MNVAYWIVAGLLALFYLYGGGVKVVQSRERLRPMMAWVDSTPMPAVRAIGVVEVLGALGLVLPPLTGVLPWLALAAAIGFVVLQVGATGVHLRLGDRQVALNITLFVTAIVAAGLATTWL; from the coding sequence GTGAACGTCGCCTACTGGATCGTCGCCGGCCTGCTCGCCCTCTTCTACCTCTACGGCGGCGGGGTGAAAGTGGTCCAGAGCCGTGAGCGGCTCCGGCCGATGATGGCCTGGGTGGACAGCACCCCGATGCCGGCCGTCAGGGCCATCGGGGTGGTCGAAGTGCTCGGTGCGCTCGGGCTGGTGCTCCCGCCGCTGACCGGCGTCTTGCCCTGGCTGGCCCTGGCGGCGGCCATCGGATTCGTGGTGCTCCAGGTCGGCGCGACCGGGGTGCATCTGAGGCTCGGGGACCGCCAAGTCGCGCTGAACATCACGCTCTTCGTCACCGCGATCGTGGCCGCGGGGCTGGCGACGACCTGGCTGTGA